The Eriocheir sinensis breed Jianghai 21 chromosome 49, ASM2467909v1, whole genome shotgun sequence genome has a segment encoding these proteins:
- the LOC126981775 gene encoding probable arginine--tRNA ligase, mitochondrial isoform X1, protein MAHKIRSLISSKVSRALEGVLSGTREAKPSTVLPYIQVDPQASQAPEFKLSLRDLQQRGLTNSADRLKGLATFGSSLVETFETDTLVPAVYLKQTKADVRLNFKVSPSQLVSDVVDTITDRPKDFWRTSGLVSLLPPQRVVVEYSSPNIAKPFHVGHLRSTIIGNFVGNICSAVGHSVTRLNFLGDWGTQFGLLKYGCDTQGLTVADLQEDAITKLHQAYVYANQRAAEDPKVAQTARETFTRMEEGEPADLSAWETYRELSLIDLKRVYGRLNVSFDEYHGESMYPQEACREVLQAMENAGLLRTLSDGRKVYPVNPNQDVTIEKSDGSTLYITRDVAAALDRFNRYAFTRMIYVVENGQSDHFTALFSILRALGHRWAEDGLSHVKFGRVRGMSSRKGTAVALEDLLDGARHLMSEKQQTSKTTRVSSQASAEELAVSSVIVGDLKQRRQRDYEFSWGKALQASGDTGVKLQYTHCRLLSLEQHCGVAPRPRVSTAPLVEPQALALVTEIARFDEVLVEAYHELEACVLVAYLFRLCSATNAAFKVLPIKSAPQEVAEARLALFLAARHTLAAGMALLGLRPMTRM, encoded by the exons ATGGCACACAAGATAAGGTCACTCATCTCCAGCAAGGTGTCCCGAGCACTGGAGGGAGTGTTGTCTGGGACCAGGGAAGCCAAGCCGTCCACTGTTCTCCCCTACATCcag gTTGATCCTCAGGCCAGCCAGGCGCCAGAATTCAAACTGTCTCTGCGAGATCTCCAGCAGCGCGGACTGACCAACTCTGCTGACAGACT CAAGGGCCTGGCAACATTCGGCTCATCGCTGGTTGAAACATTTGAGACAGACACGCTGGTTCCTGCCGTGTACCTGAAGCAGACCAAGGCGGACGTCAGGCTCAACTTTAAGG taagccCCAGTCAGCTCGTCTCTGATGTGGTTGACACAATAACTGATCGACCAAAAGATTTTTGGCGGACAAGCGGACTGGTCAGCCTTCTACCCCCCCAAAGAGTGGTGGTGGAgtacag CTCCCCAAACATCGCCAAGCCATTCCATGTTGGCCACCTGCGTTCCACCATCATTGGCAACTTCGTTGGCAACATTTGCAGCGCTGTTGGTCACTCGGTCACCCGCCTCAACTTCCTTGGTGACTGGGGGACACAATTTGGACTCCTGAAGTATGG CTGTGACACTCAAGGACTGACTGTAGCAGACTTACAAGAGGATGCCATCACCAAACTACATCAAGCTTATGTTTATGCCAACCAGCGTGCAGCAGAGGACCCTAAAGTTGCTCAGACTGCCCGAGAGACATTCACGCGCATGGAAGAAGGTGAACCAGCTGATCTATCTGCCTGGGAGACCTACCGGGAGCTCTCCCTGATTGATTTAAAGAGAGTGTATGGAAGACTAAATGTGTCGTTTGATGAGTACCATGGGGAGAGCATGTATCCACAAGAGGCCTGTCGAGAGGTATTACAGGCGATGGAGAATGCTGGACTGTTGCGGACCTTATCAGATGGAAGGAAG GTCTACCCAGTCAATCCTAACCAAGACGTCACGATTGAGAAGAGTGATGGGTCAACCCTGTACATAACAAGGGACGTTGCTGCTGCACTAGACCGCTTCAACCGCTATGCCTTCACCAGGATGATCTATGTTGTGGAAAATGGGCAGTCAGACCACTTCACTGCCCTGTTCTCCATCCTGAGGGCACTAGGTCACCGATGGGCAGAGGACGGACTGTCACATGTGAAGTTTGGGAGAGTGCGAGGTATGAGCAGCCGCAAGGGGACAGCTGTGGCCTTAGAAGATCTGCTGGATGGGGCGAGGCATCTTATGTCAGAGAAACAGCAGACAAGCAAGA CCACCAGGGTCAGCAGCCAGGCCTCAGCGGAGGAGTTGGCCGTGTCGTCAGTCATTGTGGGTGACCTGAAGCAGCGGCGTCAGCGTGACTATGAGTTCTCTTGGGGCAAGGCACTGCAG GCCAGTGGTGACACGGGTGTCAAGCTGCAGTACACACACTGTCGCTTGCTAAGCCTGGAGCAGCACTGTGGGGTGGCACCACGACCAAGGGTCAGCACAGCACCGCTGGTGGAGCCTCAGGCACTGGCACTAGTCACTGAAATCGCCAGGTTTGATGAGGTGTTGGTGGAAGCGTACCATGAGCTGGAGGCGTGTGTGCTGGTGGCGTATCTGTTCCGCTtgtg
- the LOC126981775 gene encoding probable arginine--tRNA ligase, mitochondrial isoform X2 produces the protein MAHKIRSLISSKVSRALEGVLSGTREAKPSTVLPYIQVDPQASQAPEFKLSLRDLQQRGLTNSADRLKGLATFGSSLVETFETDTLVPAVYLKQTKADVRLNFKVSPSQLVSDVVDTITDRPKDFWRTSGLVSLLPPQRVVVEYSSPNIAKPFHVGHLRSTIIGNFVGNICSAVGHSVTRLNFLGDWGTQFGLLKYGCDTQGLTVADLQEDAITKLHQAYVYANQRAAEDPKVAQTARETFTRMEEGEPADLSAWETYRELSLIDLKRVYGRLNVSFDEYHGESMYPQEACREVLQAMENAGLLRTLSDGRKVYPVNPNQDVTIEKSDGSTLYITRDVAAALDRFNRYAFTRMIYVVENGQSDHFTALFSILRALGHRWAEDGLSHVKFGRVRGMSSRKGTAVALEDLLDGARHLMSEKQQTSKTTRVSSQASAEELAVSSVIVGDLKQRRQRDYEFSWGKALQASGDTGVKLQYTHCRLLSLEQHCGVAPRPRVSTAPLVEPQALALVTEIARFDEVLVEAYHELEACVLVAYLFRLCATNAAFKVLPIKSAPQEVAEARLALFLAARHTLAAGMALLGLRPMTRM, from the exons ATGGCACACAAGATAAGGTCACTCATCTCCAGCAAGGTGTCCCGAGCACTGGAGGGAGTGTTGTCTGGGACCAGGGAAGCCAAGCCGTCCACTGTTCTCCCCTACATCcag gTTGATCCTCAGGCCAGCCAGGCGCCAGAATTCAAACTGTCTCTGCGAGATCTCCAGCAGCGCGGACTGACCAACTCTGCTGACAGACT CAAGGGCCTGGCAACATTCGGCTCATCGCTGGTTGAAACATTTGAGACAGACACGCTGGTTCCTGCCGTGTACCTGAAGCAGACCAAGGCGGACGTCAGGCTCAACTTTAAGG taagccCCAGTCAGCTCGTCTCTGATGTGGTTGACACAATAACTGATCGACCAAAAGATTTTTGGCGGACAAGCGGACTGGTCAGCCTTCTACCCCCCCAAAGAGTGGTGGTGGAgtacag CTCCCCAAACATCGCCAAGCCATTCCATGTTGGCCACCTGCGTTCCACCATCATTGGCAACTTCGTTGGCAACATTTGCAGCGCTGTTGGTCACTCGGTCACCCGCCTCAACTTCCTTGGTGACTGGGGGACACAATTTGGACTCCTGAAGTATGG CTGTGACACTCAAGGACTGACTGTAGCAGACTTACAAGAGGATGCCATCACCAAACTACATCAAGCTTATGTTTATGCCAACCAGCGTGCAGCAGAGGACCCTAAAGTTGCTCAGACTGCCCGAGAGACATTCACGCGCATGGAAGAAGGTGAACCAGCTGATCTATCTGCCTGGGAGACCTACCGGGAGCTCTCCCTGATTGATTTAAAGAGAGTGTATGGAAGACTAAATGTGTCGTTTGATGAGTACCATGGGGAGAGCATGTATCCACAAGAGGCCTGTCGAGAGGTATTACAGGCGATGGAGAATGCTGGACTGTTGCGGACCTTATCAGATGGAAGGAAG GTCTACCCAGTCAATCCTAACCAAGACGTCACGATTGAGAAGAGTGATGGGTCAACCCTGTACATAACAAGGGACGTTGCTGCTGCACTAGACCGCTTCAACCGCTATGCCTTCACCAGGATGATCTATGTTGTGGAAAATGGGCAGTCAGACCACTTCACTGCCCTGTTCTCCATCCTGAGGGCACTAGGTCACCGATGGGCAGAGGACGGACTGTCACATGTGAAGTTTGGGAGAGTGCGAGGTATGAGCAGCCGCAAGGGGACAGCTGTGGCCTTAGAAGATCTGCTGGATGGGGCGAGGCATCTTATGTCAGAGAAACAGCAGACAAGCAAGA CCACCAGGGTCAGCAGCCAGGCCTCAGCGGAGGAGTTGGCCGTGTCGTCAGTCATTGTGGGTGACCTGAAGCAGCGGCGTCAGCGTGACTATGAGTTCTCTTGGGGCAAGGCACTGCAG GCCAGTGGTGACACGGGTGTCAAGCTGCAGTACACACACTGTCGCTTGCTAAGCCTGGAGCAGCACTGTGGGGTGGCACCACGACCAAGGGTCAGCACAGCACCGCTGGTGGAGCCTCAGGCACTGGCACTAGTCACTGAAATCGCCAGGTTTGATGAGGTGTTGGTGGAAGCGTACCATGAGCTGGAGGCGTGTGTGCTGGTGGCGTATCTGTTCCGCTtgtg
- the LOC126981775 gene encoding probable arginine--tRNA ligase, mitochondrial isoform X3, with translation MAHKIRSLISSKVSRALEGVLSGTREAKPSTVLPYIQVDPQASQAPEFKLSLRDLQQRGLTNSADRLKGLATFGSSLVETFETDTLVPAVYLKQTKADVRLNFKVSPSQLVSDVVDTITDRPKDFWRTSGLVSLLPPQRVVVEYSSPNIAKPFHVGHLRSTIIGNFVGNICSAVGHSVTRLNFLGDWGTQFGLLKYGCDTQGLTVADLQEDAITKLHQAYVYANQRAAEDPKVAQTARETFTRMEEGEPADLSAWETYRELSLIDLKRVYGRLNVSFDEYHGESMYPQEACREVLQAMENAGLLRTLSDGRKVYPVNPNQDVTIEKSDGSTLYITRDVAAALDRFNRYAFTRMIYVVENGQSDHFTALFSILRALGHRWAEDGLSHVKFGRVRGMSSRKGTAVALEDLLDGARHLMSEKQQTSKTTRVSSQASAEELAVSSVIVGDLKQRRQRDYEFSWGKALQVRPRPVVTRVSSCSTHTVAC, from the exons ATGGCACACAAGATAAGGTCACTCATCTCCAGCAAGGTGTCCCGAGCACTGGAGGGAGTGTTGTCTGGGACCAGGGAAGCCAAGCCGTCCACTGTTCTCCCCTACATCcag gTTGATCCTCAGGCCAGCCAGGCGCCAGAATTCAAACTGTCTCTGCGAGATCTCCAGCAGCGCGGACTGACCAACTCTGCTGACAGACT CAAGGGCCTGGCAACATTCGGCTCATCGCTGGTTGAAACATTTGAGACAGACACGCTGGTTCCTGCCGTGTACCTGAAGCAGACCAAGGCGGACGTCAGGCTCAACTTTAAGG taagccCCAGTCAGCTCGTCTCTGATGTGGTTGACACAATAACTGATCGACCAAAAGATTTTTGGCGGACAAGCGGACTGGTCAGCCTTCTACCCCCCCAAAGAGTGGTGGTGGAgtacag CTCCCCAAACATCGCCAAGCCATTCCATGTTGGCCACCTGCGTTCCACCATCATTGGCAACTTCGTTGGCAACATTTGCAGCGCTGTTGGTCACTCGGTCACCCGCCTCAACTTCCTTGGTGACTGGGGGACACAATTTGGACTCCTGAAGTATGG CTGTGACACTCAAGGACTGACTGTAGCAGACTTACAAGAGGATGCCATCACCAAACTACATCAAGCTTATGTTTATGCCAACCAGCGTGCAGCAGAGGACCCTAAAGTTGCTCAGACTGCCCGAGAGACATTCACGCGCATGGAAGAAGGTGAACCAGCTGATCTATCTGCCTGGGAGACCTACCGGGAGCTCTCCCTGATTGATTTAAAGAGAGTGTATGGAAGACTAAATGTGTCGTTTGATGAGTACCATGGGGAGAGCATGTATCCACAAGAGGCCTGTCGAGAGGTATTACAGGCGATGGAGAATGCTGGACTGTTGCGGACCTTATCAGATGGAAGGAAG GTCTACCCAGTCAATCCTAACCAAGACGTCACGATTGAGAAGAGTGATGGGTCAACCCTGTACATAACAAGGGACGTTGCTGCTGCACTAGACCGCTTCAACCGCTATGCCTTCACCAGGATGATCTATGTTGTGGAAAATGGGCAGTCAGACCACTTCACTGCCCTGTTCTCCATCCTGAGGGCACTAGGTCACCGATGGGCAGAGGACGGACTGTCACATGTGAAGTTTGGGAGAGTGCGAGGTATGAGCAGCCGCAAGGGGACAGCTGTGGCCTTAGAAGATCTGCTGGATGGGGCGAGGCATCTTATGTCAGAGAAACAGCAGACAAGCAAGA CCACCAGGGTCAGCAGCCAGGCCTCAGCGGAGGAGTTGGCCGTGTCGTCAGTCATTGTGGGTGACCTGAAGCAGCGGCGTCAGCGTGACTATGAGTTCTCTTGGGGCAAGGCACTGCAGGTGAGGCCAAG GCCAGTGGTGACACGGGTGTCAAGCTGCAGTACACACACTGTCGCTTGCTAA